One region of Emys orbicularis isolate rEmyOrb1 chromosome 4, rEmyOrb1.hap1, whole genome shotgun sequence genomic DNA includes:
- the SMPD2 gene encoding sphingomyelin phosphodiesterase 2 encodes MDPDPPLELRVFNLNCWAIRYLSKLRQERIGLIGDTLSQEGFDLALLQEVWSERDYCELKQKLTACYPYSHYFKSGVIGSGLCVFSRYPILDTFLYQYSLNGYPYMLQHGDWFCGKAVGLLVIKICGIIFHVYVTHLHAEYCRDKDAYLPHRVVQAWELAQFIQHTSKGADVVLLGGDLNMHPGDVGIRLLRGWTGLRDSFADTERFEGCEDGCTLVPANCFINKEELQPFLLGIRIDYILYKGLSRFVVKCDSLMTTTGTAPGKSIPYSDHEAVIATLCVKPREEAKASSGSAVEPELVDVVNEARTEVRVGLHAAEHQRYSNGRMAILALLLQAAMGLSSLVGWDSPQPFPKFSFSLLSLLATVVLLLSMVLYVFHTIEVKMLQGTEEQMRLALQALQDKLSSM; translated from the exons ATGGACCCAGATCCGCCGCTGGAGCTGCGCGTCTTCAACCTCAATTGCTG GGCGATTCGCTACTTGAGTAAGCTGCGGCAGGAGCGCATTGGGCTGATTGGCGACACGCTTAGCCAGGAGGGGTTCGACCTGGCACTCTTACAGGAG GTGTGGAGCGAGAGGGACTATTGTGAGCTGAAACAGAAGCTGACTGCCTGCTACCCCTACTCCCACTACTTCAAAAG CGGGGTGATTGGCAGTGGGCTCTGCGTGTTCTCCAGATACCCAATCCTGGACACCTTCCTGTACCAGTACTCCCTGAATGGCTACCCCTACATG CTCCAGCATGGGGACTGGTTCTGCGGCAAGGCCGTGGGGCTCCTCGTCATCAAGATCTGTGGGATTATCTTCCATGTGTACGTGACCCAC ctccatgCGGAGTACTGCCGGGACAAGGACGCTTACCTCCCCCATCGAGTGGTGCAGGCCTGGGAGCTGGCTCAGTTCATACA ACACACCTCGAAGGGAGCGGACGTGGTGCTGCTCGGTGGGGATTTGAACATGCACCCCGGGGACGTGGGGATCCGGCTGCTGCGAGGCTGGACAGGGCTGCGGGACTCCTTCGCCGACACAGAGAGGTTCGAG GGCTGCGAGGACGGCTGCACCCTGGTCCCAGCCAACTGTTTCATCAACAAGGAGGAGCTGCAGCCCTTCCTGCTGGGAATCCGCATCGACTACATTCTCTACAAG GGACTGTCTCGCTTTGTGGTGAAGTGTGACAGCCTCATGACCACCACGGGCACCGCCCCTGGCAAGAGCATTCCCTACTCGGACCACGAAGCCGTTATCGCTACGCTGTGCGTGAAGCCACGAGAGGAGGCCAAGGCCTCCAGCGGCAGCGCAGTCG AGCCAGAGCTGGTGGACGTGGTGAACGAGGCCCGGACAGAGGTGAGGGTGGGGCTGCACGCCGCCGAGCACCAGCGCTACTCCAACGGCCGCATGGCCAtcctggccctgctcctgcaggcGGCCatgggcctgagctccctggtgGGCTGGGACTCCCCGCAGCCCTTCCCCAAGTTCTCCTTCTCCCTGCTGAGTTTGCTGGCCAcggtggtgctgctgctctcgATGGTGCTGTACGTCTTCCACACCATCGAGGTGAAGATGCTGCAGGGGACGGAGGAGCAGATGAGGCTGGCGCTCCAGGCGCTGCAGGACAAGCTCAGCTCCATGTAG